Proteins encoded in a region of the Phacochoerus africanus isolate WHEZ1 chromosome 8, ROS_Pafr_v1, whole genome shotgun sequence genome:
- the MAGOH gene encoding protein mago nashi homolog produces MESDFYLRYYVGHKGKFGHEFLEFEFRPDGKLRYANNSNYKNDVMIRKEAYVHKSVMEELKRIIDDSEITKEDDALWPPPDRVGRQELEIVIGDEHISFTTSKIGSLIDVNQSKDPEGLRVFYYLVQDLKCLVFSLIGLHFKIKPI; encoded by the exons ATGGAAAGTGACTTCTATCTGCGTTACTACGTGGGTCACAAGGGCAAATTCGGCCACGAATTCCTGGAGTTTGAGTTTCGACCCGACG GGAAATTGAGATATGCCAACAACAGCAATTACAAAAATGATGTCATGATCAGAAAAGAG GCTTATGTACATAAAAGTGTGATGGAGGAACTAAAGAGGATAATTGATGACAGTGAAATTACCAAAGAGGATGATGCTTTGTGGCCTCCTCCTGACCGAGTAGGTCGGCAG GAGCTTGAAATTGTCATTGGGGATGAACACATTTCTTTCACAACATCAAAAATTGGTTCACTGATTGATGTCAATCAATCTAA GGATCCAGAAGGCTTACGAGTATTTTATTATCTTGTCCAGGACCTGAAATGTTTGGTCTTCAGTCTTATTGGATTACACTTCAAGATTAAACCAATCTAG